From a region of the Alosa sapidissima isolate fAloSap1 chromosome 9, fAloSap1.pri, whole genome shotgun sequence genome:
- the tefm gene encoding transcription elongation factor, mitochondrial isoform X2 produces the protein MWIVRRLLSSAVLRGHYGLLCRTTGSLPEVSPRYLQCTCCWRSRITVAGFDALNGSLSSELCSDDKQSLDAFYTHEQRAAILQLLNNATESELANIKLLRGRKSVNIVEYRSRHGPFKNLESVINVPLVKHKSAVIVFNSILNPPEKKEKRKAKIQLAKFIRPEIDRGHLEEANTIVSVICGTNKVAWAHMDRALTVLDWQQQECSSFMKGTYMASTYLEEISSVVSHIPDADFFIVEKPGISMQNTTLFPVMAHLRTVEAMLFALLTQRQEAGDSPRVLNMMRVAVGRHFDLIVGESRTSGAQVLRQMMTESVTKKAPRVTFPHDLLVKYRNAFQMGSHKRGEELCDALLQAVAFYELLGE, from the exons ATGTGGATCGTTAGAcgtcttctctcctctgcagTCTTAAGAG GTCATTATGGATTACTTTGTCGTACAACGGGTTCACTCCCTGAGGTCTCACCTAGATACCTCCAATGCACATGTTGCTGGCGAAGCCGCATCACAGTTGCTGGGTTCGACGCTTTGAATGGTTCCCTCTCCTCGGAGTTATGCAGCGATGACAAGCAATCGTTGGATGCATTTTATACACACGAACAGCGAGCTGCCATCCTGCAGCTTCTAAATAATGCAACGGAATCGGAACTTGCTAACATAAAACTTTTGAGAGGACGCAAATCTGTAAATATAGTGGAATATAGAAGTCGACATGGGCCCTTCAAAAACCTCGAAAGTGTCATAAACGTACCATTAGTGAAGCACAAGAGTGCTGTTATTGTTTTCAACTCCATACTTAACCCACCTGAAAAGAAGGAGAAAAGGAAAGCAAAGATACAACTCGCCAAATTCATCAGACCAGAGATCGATCGAGGGCACCTAGAG GAGGCTAACACGATCGTGTCCGTCATATGTGGCACCAACAAAGTGGCATGGGCTCACATGGACCGTGCCTTGACGGTGCTCGATTGGCAACAGCAGGAATGCAGTAGCTTCATGAAGGGGACATACATGGCCTCAACCTACTTAGAGGAA atttCATCTGTTGTATCACACATCCCTGATGCGGACTTCTTCATTGTTGAGAAGCCAGGGATCTCCATGCAGAACACAACACTATTTCCAGTCATGGCGCACCTCCGCACCGTGGAGGCCATGCTGTTTGCCCTGCTGACGCAACGGCAGGAAGCCGGCGACTCGCCCAGAGTTCTAAACATGATGCGTGTGGCCGTTGGCCGTCACTTCGACCTGATAGTGGGCGAGTCGCGAACCAGCGGAGCGCAGGTGTTGCGTCAGATGATGACCGAGTCCGTGACCAAGAAGGCCCCTCGTGTCACTTTCCCCCACGACCTGCTGGTGAAGTATCGGAACGCGTTCCAGATGGGCAGCCACAAGCGCGGGGAAGAACTGTGTGATGCCCTGCTGCAGGCAGTGGCCTTCTATGAGCTCCTTGGGGAATAG
- the tefm gene encoding transcription elongation factor, mitochondrial isoform X1, which yields MWIVRRLLSSAVLTAGHYGLLCRTTGSLPEVSPRYLQCTCCWRSRITVAGFDALNGSLSSELCSDDKQSLDAFYTHEQRAAILQLLNNATESELANIKLLRGRKSVNIVEYRSRHGPFKNLESVINVPLVKHKSAVIVFNSILNPPEKKEKRKAKIQLAKFIRPEIDRGHLEEANTIVSVICGTNKVAWAHMDRALTVLDWQQQECSSFMKGTYMASTYLEEISSVVSHIPDADFFIVEKPGISMQNTTLFPVMAHLRTVEAMLFALLTQRQEAGDSPRVLNMMRVAVGRHFDLIVGESRTSGAQVLRQMMTESVTKKAPRVTFPHDLLVKYRNAFQMGSHKRGEELCDALLQAVAFYELLGE from the exons ATGTGGATCGTTAGAcgtcttctctcctctgcagTCTTAA CCGCAGGTCATTATGGATTACTTTGTCGTACAACGGGTTCACTCCCTGAGGTCTCACCTAGATACCTCCAATGCACATGTTGCTGGCGAAGCCGCATCACAGTTGCTGGGTTCGACGCTTTGAATGGTTCCCTCTCCTCGGAGTTATGCAGCGATGACAAGCAATCGTTGGATGCATTTTATACACACGAACAGCGAGCTGCCATCCTGCAGCTTCTAAATAATGCAACGGAATCGGAACTTGCTAACATAAAACTTTTGAGAGGACGCAAATCTGTAAATATAGTGGAATATAGAAGTCGACATGGGCCCTTCAAAAACCTCGAAAGTGTCATAAACGTACCATTAGTGAAGCACAAGAGTGCTGTTATTGTTTTCAACTCCATACTTAACCCACCTGAAAAGAAGGAGAAAAGGAAAGCAAAGATACAACTCGCCAAATTCATCAGACCAGAGATCGATCGAGGGCACCTAGAG GAGGCTAACACGATCGTGTCCGTCATATGTGGCACCAACAAAGTGGCATGGGCTCACATGGACCGTGCCTTGACGGTGCTCGATTGGCAACAGCAGGAATGCAGTAGCTTCATGAAGGGGACATACATGGCCTCAACCTACTTAGAGGAA atttCATCTGTTGTATCACACATCCCTGATGCGGACTTCTTCATTGTTGAGAAGCCAGGGATCTCCATGCAGAACACAACACTATTTCCAGTCATGGCGCACCTCCGCACCGTGGAGGCCATGCTGTTTGCCCTGCTGACGCAACGGCAGGAAGCCGGCGACTCGCCCAGAGTTCTAAACATGATGCGTGTGGCCGTTGGCCGTCACTTCGACCTGATAGTGGGCGAGTCGCGAACCAGCGGAGCGCAGGTGTTGCGTCAGATGATGACCGAGTCCGTGACCAAGAAGGCCCCTCGTGTCACTTTCCCCCACGACCTGCTGGTGAAGTATCGGAACGCGTTCCAGATGGGCAGCCACAAGCGCGGGGAAGAACTGTGTGATGCCCTGCTGCAGGCAGTGGCCTTCTATGAGCTCCTTGGGGAATAG
- the LOC121719249 gene encoding arf-GAP with dual PH domain-containing protein 2-like isoform X2, which produces MRLRQQHVHWRYLEPDWASYKLGVFVCMSCSGTHRDLPNISRIKSIRLDNWEDDLVEFMRRHGNSTVKAHYEKFVPAFYYRPKQHDCVVLREQWIRAKYERCEFTGEHMHLQKIYSSGCYEGTLWKKGKANKQFLKRRFVLSEKELTLVYFNKDDLSRGPKAVIPVRDLNASFQPEKIGHHHGLQISYVKEDHTRNLFVYHESGQVIVNWFNAIRAARYAYLKMTLSPPNDSELLPLLTRSSIKEGYMEKTGPKQREPFKRRWFILCSVDRRLLYFKTPMDALELGAVFIGTEAHGYSVRESVPKRARCKWRCGIVVETPNRQFVFMCDREQEQREWIGAFREVMALPMLPQHYALEADMSRRKS; this is translated from the exons ATGCGGCTTCGCCAGCAACATGTGCATTGGAGGTATCTAG AACCAGATTGGGCCTCCTACAaactgggtgtgtttgtgtgcatgagctgctcaggcacacacagagacttgcCAAACATCAGCCGCATCAAGTCCATACGTTTGGACAACTGGGAAGATGACTTGGTTGAG TTTATGAGGCGCCATGGCAATTCAACTGTCAAAGCCCATTACGAGAAGTTTGTTCCAGCTTTTTACTACAGGCCAAAACaacatgactgtgt AGTCCTCAGAGAGCAGTGGATTCGAGCAAAATACGAGCGGTGTGAGTTCACAGGAGAGCACATGCACCTCCAAAAGATTTACAGTTCAG GTTGCTATGAAGGGACCTTGTGGAAGAAAGGCAAAGCTAATAAGCAGTTCTTGAAAAGGAGATTTGTCCTTTCTGAGAAAGAACTCACACTTGTGTACTTCAACAAAGACGAT CTGTCCAGAGGGCCCAAAGCAGTCATCCCAGTGAGAGATCTGAATGCATCTTTCCAGCCAGAGAAGATAGGCCACCACCATGGCCTACAGATCTCCTATGTAAAAGAGGACCACACCAGAAACCTCTTTGTCTACCACGAGAGTGGCCAG GTGATTGTGAACTGGTTCAATGCGATCCGGGCAGCCCGCTATGCATACCTGAAGATGACCCTCTCCCCACCCAATGACAGTGAG CTTCTACCATTACTAACTAGAAGCAGTATCAAAGAGGGCTACATGGAAAAGACTGGGCCAAAG CAAAGGGAACCTTTCAAGAGAAGATGGTTCATTCTTTGTTCTGTGGACAGGAGGCTGCTCTACTTTAAAACACCAATG GATGCCTTGGAGTTGGGTGCTGTGTTTATCGGCACTGAAGCCCATGGCTACTCGGTGAGAGAGAGCGTGCCCAAACGCGCCCGATGCAAGTGGAGGTGTGGGATCGTGGTGGAGACGCCGAACAGGCagtttgtgttcatgtgtgacCGGGAGCAGGAGCAGAGGGAGTGGATCGGGGCCTTCAGAGAGGTCATGGCTTTGCCCATGCTCCCTCAGCACTATGCCC TGGAAGCAGACATGAGCCGCAGGAAATCATGA
- the LOC121719249 gene encoding arf-GAP with dual PH domain-containing protein 2-like isoform X1 — protein MGSWDRNKIILLEMVKQSNNSFCADCGAPEPDWASYKLGVFVCMSCSGTHRDLPNISRIKSIRLDNWEDDLVEFMRRHGNSTVKAHYEKFVPAFYYRPKQHDCVVLREQWIRAKYERCEFTGEHMHLQKIYSSGCYEGTLWKKGKANKQFLKRRFVLSEKELTLVYFNKDDLSRGPKAVIPVRDLNASFQPEKIGHHHGLQISYVKEDHTRNLFVYHESGQVIVNWFNAIRAARYAYLKMTLSPPNDSELLPLLTRSSIKEGYMEKTGPKQREPFKRRWFILCSVDRRLLYFKTPMDALELGAVFIGTEAHGYSVRESVPKRARCKWRCGIVVETPNRQFVFMCDREQEQREWIGAFREVMALPMLPQHYALEADMSRRKS, from the exons ATGGGGTCTTGGGACAGAAACAAGATTATTCTTTTAGAGATGGTGAAACAGTCCAATAACAGTTTTTGTGCTGATTGTGGGGCACCTG AACCAGATTGGGCCTCCTACAaactgggtgtgtttgtgtgcatgagctgctcaggcacacacagagacttgcCAAACATCAGCCGCATCAAGTCCATACGTTTGGACAACTGGGAAGATGACTTGGTTGAG TTTATGAGGCGCCATGGCAATTCAACTGTCAAAGCCCATTACGAGAAGTTTGTTCCAGCTTTTTACTACAGGCCAAAACaacatgactgtgt AGTCCTCAGAGAGCAGTGGATTCGAGCAAAATACGAGCGGTGTGAGTTCACAGGAGAGCACATGCACCTCCAAAAGATTTACAGTTCAG GTTGCTATGAAGGGACCTTGTGGAAGAAAGGCAAAGCTAATAAGCAGTTCTTGAAAAGGAGATTTGTCCTTTCTGAGAAAGAACTCACACTTGTGTACTTCAACAAAGACGAT CTGTCCAGAGGGCCCAAAGCAGTCATCCCAGTGAGAGATCTGAATGCATCTTTCCAGCCAGAGAAGATAGGCCACCACCATGGCCTACAGATCTCCTATGTAAAAGAGGACCACACCAGAAACCTCTTTGTCTACCACGAGAGTGGCCAG GTGATTGTGAACTGGTTCAATGCGATCCGGGCAGCCCGCTATGCATACCTGAAGATGACCCTCTCCCCACCCAATGACAGTGAG CTTCTACCATTACTAACTAGAAGCAGTATCAAAGAGGGCTACATGGAAAAGACTGGGCCAAAG CAAAGGGAACCTTTCAAGAGAAGATGGTTCATTCTTTGTTCTGTGGACAGGAGGCTGCTCTACTTTAAAACACCAATG GATGCCTTGGAGTTGGGTGCTGTGTTTATCGGCACTGAAGCCCATGGCTACTCGGTGAGAGAGAGCGTGCCCAAACGCGCCCGATGCAAGTGGAGGTGTGGGATCGTGGTGGAGACGCCGAACAGGCagtttgtgttcatgtgtgacCGGGAGCAGGAGCAGAGGGAGTGGATCGGGGCCTTCAGAGAGGTCATGGCTTTGCCCATGCTCCCTCAGCACTATGCCC TGGAAGCAGACATGAGCCGCAGGAAATCATGA